CCGCCACTCTGCCCGATCCCTACACCTTTCGCATTACGGGGCATCCGGGCATCCTCATCACAAGCGCCGGGTATATCGTCAACGGCCAGCTTCAGAGTCTGGCGCTCTCCCTGGCGGTCATCTGGATCGTGGTCGTGGCGCTCCTCAAAAACGTCAAGGCCGGCCTGATGGCCCTGATCCCCATGAGTACGGCGGTGATCATCAATTTCGGCATCATGGGCTGGTTCGGTATCCGGTTGGATATCGCCACCTCCATCATCGCCGCCATCACCATCGGCATCGGCGTGGACGACACCATCCATTTTATCAACACCTACCGATTTTTTCGAACCCGTGGCATGGACCGTGACGCGACCATCCGCGCCACGCTGGAACTGGCCGGCAAAGCCATTCTTTTCACCTCGTTCGCCCTGATCTTCGGGTTTTCGGTGATGGGCTTTTCAAAATTCAAACCGCTGGTGCTTTTCGGCATTCTCATGAGCATCACCATGATCGCAACCACGGTGGGCGCCCTGTTGCTGCTGCCATCGGCGATCAAGCGCTTCGGCATCGACGTCGACAAAGGCGCAAAGAAGGTACGCACGGTGCGGCTGTCCTCACGACAGGAGGTGTGACGGACAAATGGCAGGCAAGGCCTTCAAGTCTTCCATATTGAAATTTTAAAAACAACTGTTCGGAGCCCCGAACCGCAAAAGGAGGAAAAAGTGAAAAACATCCTTTCGATGGCCACTGCTATCCTGCTTCTATCGGCAACGCCCCTTGCCGCCGCCATGACCGGGCGGCAGATCATGGAGCAAAGCGACGCGCTGGCGCAACCGGACACCGCCGAAAGCCGCGTGGTCATGCTGATCCACAAAGGCGGTCGAGCCAAGGAAAAAGAATTCGGTCTGCAAGCCAAGCAGTTCGGTCCGGAAGAAGACCGCGTGAAGATCGCCTTCATCCGTCCATCCAAAATCACGCTGCTGACCCATTCGCGGAAAAAACAACCGGACAACCAGTGGCTGCGGCTCTCCTCGGGCAAGGTCAAGCGCATCGCGCTGGCGGACAAGGGTAAACCCTTCGTGAATTCCCACTTTTACTACGAGGATTTGAGCGGCATCGACATCGATGACTACATTTATACCCTGCTGGGAAAAAAAGAAATATCGGGAGAACCCTGCTACGAGGTGGAAGCGGTCACCGTAAAAGAGGACAAGGTCTATGACAAGCTGATTCTCTACCCCCGCAAATCCGATTGTTTTGTGCTGAGGGTGGATTTCTACCTGGACGGCGAGTTCCACAAGTTCCTCGAAAACGCCGAAATTCAAACCGTGGACGGCATTTTGACCCCATTCAAGGTGACCATGTCCACCGCCGACGGCCAGAGCCGCACCGAACTTCTTCTCAAGGCCCTGAAATACAATGAAGACCTGCCGGACAGCCGCTTTCGCAAAGAGGCCCTGCGGTAAATTGGCGACGCCGTCTCATCGCATCGGACAGAACATGGCAGCACGGAAACATGGAAAATCCCCAGGGGACGACCGTGGCCGGCCCCTGGCCGCGCCGCTCCTTTTCTGCTGCCTTTTGATCCTTGCCGCCCTCGGTCTCTTTCAGCCTGCAGTCATCTTTTCGGCCATGGCCGAAGAAAACGATTTTTTCGGGGAGGAATCCGAAGACAACTTTCTGACCTGGCGCGGCTTTGTGGAAATGGAGGGGTTTTTCCGTACCCGCGAAGAGTTCCAGGATGAAGATCGGGTAGTCAAAAACGAAATCCGGAGTCATCTGGAGGTGCGCTACGGCAGCGACGACAGGTTCGCTTTCATGGCGGCCGACCTCTACCTGCTGCCCCAGGCGTTGGGAAACGAGACGGACACGGTATACTACTATGACGAGGACAGCGGCATCGACCGCAACCTTCGCATTTACGGCCGCGAGGCCGAGGCCCAGTTCAACGAATTGTATGTCAACTGCTCTTTCGATCGGATACGATTGCGTGCCGGCAATCAGAAATACGCGTGGGGTACGGCCGATTTTTTCAACCCCACGGCCTATGCCAATCCCTATGATCTGCGGGAACTGATCTTCAAAGACGAAGAGGAATTAAAGCTGGGAATTCCATCCCTGTCGGCCATGGCTTTCACCGACGCTTTCACCCTGGAGGCCGTGCTGGCGCCGGTGCATGTTCCCACCCTGCTGCCGACCACGGATCAGTTCTGGGCCATCCGGCGGGTGGAAGGTTTTTTCCCGGTCGTCATCGATGACACCCAAGCCCTGGACCCGACCCTGGAAAATACCGGATGGGGCCTGCGGCTGTCGGCTACCCGGGGCAACACCGACATCTCCTTTTCCGCCTGGCGGGGACCGGATCACGACCCGGTGCTGCTGCCGGCCGGCGTCGTCGTCGAACCGGGAGAGCCGGTAGCGCTGCTGATCCGGCCCGACTATCATGTGATCCACGCCCTGGGAGCGGACGTCACCATGAATACGGATGCCTTTGTTTTTCAGGCCGAAGCGTCCTGGTCCCCGGACAAGTGCAGCTTTGTCCGACAGGATCTTACCGACATCGCCGGCATCACCTTCCCTTTCGAGGTGGAAAAATCAGACTACCTGGCGTTTGCCGTTGGCGCGAACTGGTTCGTTCCCCTGGGCCGGCTCATCGACGGCCATACAGGCCAATCGGTTCTTTCGGTGGAATGGTATCAGTCCCGTTTTTTTAAAGAAGGGCTCAATCCGCCCCTGCTGCCCGACATGTTTACCTGCCGGTATGAAGACAGCTTTCTGGATGACCTTCTTTATACAGAAATAACGTTCATCTACGAAGACCGCCACGGCGGGACCATCTTCTGGCCCATGATTGGCCTTGACTTTCAGAACGGATTCACACTGGAGGTTTCCTATGCCGGTATCGACGGGGAAGGCAGCGGAAGTTGGGAAAACGACTCTCTGTTCTATTATTTCAGGGACAACGACATGGTTATGGCCAAGGTGCGCTATGTATTTTAAAACGGCAAGGCTGTTCTGCATGTTAGCAATTCTGTTGGCCGGGTGCGGGGGGGCGGGGGACGAGCCCGATGATTCCCTGGCGATTTCCGGCACCATCCGCGTATCGGAAGCGGCCAGCGGCGTCGATGGGCCCGTGCTGGTGGCGGTATTCAATACCGCCGATCTGGATCGAATCGAGAGCGATACCAAAAACGCGGTGGTCGGCATGGTCTCGGCCGATGCATCGGGCAGTACATTTTCCATGGACCTTTCCGAAACCGGGCTTGCGGCCGGTGACGGCGTCTACGTAGCCGCCTTCATCGACGCCGATTATTCGGGCAGCCTGCCCTACCCGACGCCCGGAGACTGGGTTGGCTTCTATGTCGACGGTGCCGCGCTATCCCCGCTGCTTCGGCTCAACCCGGGAGGCAACGACGGCATCCACATCGACATCGACCGCCGGGTTTACGACTACGAAGCCCGCATCAGCGGTACGGTGGACGCCAGCGAAAGCGGCACGCTGACCCTGATCGCCTACACGGGCCCCATGGAGACGTCGGATTTCTCGAAGCTGGAAACGGACAGGATTATTGCCTACCGGCAGGTGAAAAAAAGCGCGGCCCCCCTGCCCTACAACCTGAGAATTTTACCCTACGGGTACGACCTGCCCGTCGAGGACGTCCAGGTCTACGCTTTTCTGGACGTCAACGGCAACGAAAGCATGGACGCAGGCGACCGCATCGGTTACCACTGCACGGCGCCGGATGAGCCGCCGTCGCTGCTGACCATCGAATCGGGCCTGCGCACCGGCATTGACATTGCTTTCACGATGGACGTCATGGAACCCTCGGGCCACGCCATGCGCCTGACCGGGAACCTCACGGCGCCGGACGGATATCCCGATGAAGGTGACGCCTTTTACCTGCTGATAGCCGATACGGACCTTCCCGGCGGCCTGTTCGAAGATCCGCTGGCCCACATCAAGGCCTTTCAGGCCGTCGTCCCGGACAGCGGCGCGTTTGAAATGGACCTCTCCCATACCGATTTGTCTCCCGGCGACCGGGTGATGGTCGCCGCCCTGTGGGACCGCGACTACCAGGCCGGTTTCCCCTGGCCGACGCCCGGGGATTACGCCGGCCTGCTGCAGAACAACACCACGTACGCATTCACCCTGTCCCTTTCCGCGGGAGACAATTCCATACCCGCTGCCGGATGGGAGCTTGATACCAATCGCATCTTTTACGATTTCGATGCCCACATCGCCTACGCCCTGGACCTGGAAGGGGCCGGCGCCATCGATCCGAAGGTCGCCCAGGTCATGGTGATTCTTTTGCACGCCGACGGCCTGAACCTCTCCTTTAGCCTCCTGGACGGCATCCAATTCGAAATCGACATGGATTACGTGCTGGCCATGGATGTGATCCCGGCCGCCGATGCCGATTATTTCGGCGGCGACACCCGTCAGGACCCGGCGGTCCCCAGACAGCTTCATCTCCTGCCGGCCGTGGTCGAGCAGCTCGCCGTCTGGGAGGAAAGCCAGCCCCCCGATCCGCTTATCGAGCCGGCTTTATCCGGTCCCGACGGCGACGCGACCGCATTTCTGGTGGCGGTGCTGGACTGCGACGGCGATCTGCGTCTGGGGCTGGGAGATAAAATCGGCTACTGGTCGTCGGCGTCCATTGCCGTGGATGGCAGCGTAAGCGTCACCATCGACCTTCCCGGATTCGGTGAGATCGAAATCCCCGACTGGCTGATCGGGCTGTTCGATTTTCCCAGCCCTTTGCCTGTCATCACCAATGGCGAGAATCTGGAAGCCCGCTCTGGCCAGGCGGACGGCCCCTACTGGATCGAGGTGAAGGACTTTTTGTAATCCTCGCCATTGGTGCGAACGACCGCTTGACGCGACCCACCGCCTCCGCGATAATAGCGGCAAATTCCCTTTTCACGTCAGGAGGCAAACGATGAACGACGCAATCCGGGCCGACTATTCCGCCCTGGACCGACCCGACGTAGGCAGGTTTCTTTTTCACCCGCGAAAATCAGCCCCAAGCGCGGAAAAACGCGACAATTTTCAGGAACTCCGCATTCCCGTCGCCGAAGGAATAGCCGTGGGCGCCCGCTTTCACGTGGCCGACGCCGGCGGGGCCACCCTGCTCTTTTTTCACGGCAACGGAGAGATCGTTGCCGACTATGACGACATCGCCCCCTTGTTCAATCGTCTCGGCATCAACTTTCTGGTCGTGGATTACCGGGGCTACGGGATTTCGGACGGCACCCCCACGGCGTCCGCCATGATGGCCGACTGTCATCGGATTTTCGATTTCGCCGAAAAATGGAAGACGGAAAAGGGGTTTTTCGGCCCCCTGATCGTCATGGGGCGTTCGTTGGGCAGCGCCTCGGCCCTGGAACTGGCTGCCAGTTACCCGGATCGGTTCGACGGGCTGATTGTCGAAAGTGGATTTGCCTGGGCGGGTCCGCTGTTGCGGCGGTTAGGAGTCGATCCGGGACGCATCGGGTTCGACGAATCCTCGGGCTTTGCCAATGTGGACAAGATCAAACGCTTTGCCAAGCCGACGGTGATCATCCACGCCGAATTCGATCACATCATTCCTTTCAGCGACGGCAAGACGCTGTACGATGCCAGCCCTGCCGACGAAAAAACGCTGCTCACCATTTTCGGCGCCAACCACAATGACATCTTCCTGCGCGGCCTGGACCGTTATCTCGAGGCGGTTGTCAACCTCGCCCGCACGATCAGTGACCCAACGATTACAATAAGGTCCGGGTGATTTGCGGCGACCACCCGGACCCGATGCCGTTTGTGTTCCTGTTGTGACAATTACGCTTCGGTCTCTCTCACCAGCAGGCTGTCCAGACGCAGCCTGGCTGCCTGGCATACATCAGGATCTTCGTCCTTCTCGGCAATTTGCCCGAGCAGTTTGATATCTTTGATGCGTTCCAACGCCCGTTTGCGCACCTCGGGGTTGGAATTTTGCCAGCGGGGAACGAAAATATCGGAAAATTTCACGATACACCTCCATAATGGCCGGGTTATCCAACACCACCTGCGGCCATTCGTCGGCGGCCGGAAAGCGCACGTCTACGCCCCAACCATCCGGCAAAAGGTCGGCAGTCCCCTTACCTCAACCGGTGAATCGTCTCCCGGAATGCGACACAGCTTCCCGGGAGATGGGTAGGCACATTTTGATGATGCTCCACATTGCATGCGTCCTTCGGCAGTACATCGCCGGCAAAAAAACGGTATCGCGGGCATTCGTTCAGCAAGCGGCTGGCGGGTATCGGCTACAACGGTGATCGATCGGCGGGCAGTACTTTTCAATCCATCCGTATATTTTTAATACTATGGACGATTGGATCGCCTGTCAAGCAATTATTGGCATATGTTCTAATCGGTGGCGGCTATCACGGGCGAAGGGTAGAGCAGCCGGCCGTGTTCTTGGGTGAGCGCGCCTTGAATAACGCCGGCGGCGTCAAATGTACTGCCGGCCACTTGGCCATCCAGACCCATGATCCGGCACCAGATGGAGGCTTCGATCTTCTTGTCCAGGCGGTATCGATGGTTGAATGCGGCTTTCAGACGCCGGTGGATGACGCGGGCGCTTTCTTCCGTCGTGCGGGACATAACGGCGACCAGCGTGGAACTGTCAAAACGCCCCAGGCGGTCGATCTTGCGGAAGCTGATCGTCGCAATCCGGGCGACCTGACACAGGAACCGCTCCGCGTCCAAGGGGTCAGACGGGGGACCGTCATGGTGATTCTGAATTCTCAACAGACAAAACGCCATAGGCTCGCCGAAACGCTGGGACCGCTGAACTTCTCTATCCACACATTCGAGCAGTGCCTCCCGGTTGAGCAGTCCGGTATCTTCGTCCAACCGGCAGGAACGGGAAAGGTATTGGTCCGCCTGGATCAGTTTCTCGGTGAGGATGGTAGACAGGTTGGCATACAGACGGCCTGCGGTTCTTGGATACACCCGGCGAAGATGATCCAGGTGGGTCTGGCTCAGGGCGAGAACTTCTCCCGCCGCCACGGAAATCACCGATACACAACGGTAGCCGGAAGTCATGATCCCCATCTCTCCGATGACGTCGCCAGGCTCCAGACGGTTGACCCGTGTGCGGCAAGCTTGCCCCTTTATCAAACCGCCGTGGAATTCGACCATGACGGCGTCAAAAATCCCCGAGATGACCACAAACAAACGGTCTGCCACATCGCCCTGGTCGAACAGGTGACTGCCGACATCGATCTGAAGGATCTCGCCGGTTTTAAGAACGCGATGGACCTGAAGCCGGGTCATCCCCCGCAGCAATGGCACGGCCTTCTGCAGCCGGTTTCCCCCGATTCGGATCTGGAACACCTCTTCGAGGGTAATGGGCGAAACCCTGGACAGCAGCGCCGGTAAAATGAGCAGTCCGCCGATGGGGGCCGATACCATGGCCAGCATTGTCAGCAGCCCGAATACGGCTGTCGGCGTGAAATTGGAAAGCATGAGAATGGAAAAACCGGCGCATATGGCCAGGCTGGTGGCGACCATGGGCCGGCCGATCTGGGCTAAAGTCGCGCCCATGGCGGCAACGGCATCCATCTGTTTGGTATAGGCCCGCTTGTAGCTGGCCAGATAGTGAATGGTATCGTCCACGGCCAGACCGATGACGATGCTGGCGACCAGGCAGGTTCCCATGGAAAGATCGATTCCCAGCCATCCCATGGCCCCGAAACTGACCAGCATGGGAAACAGGTTCGCCGCCATGGCGATCATCCCGATTCTCACAGAAAGAAACATCGCGTAAATCAGTGCGAACACCACCCCCAAGGTAATTGCAAGGCTCCACAGCTGGCCGCGGACCAGGTGTCGGCTGCCAAGAGACATGACCATCCCGAATCCTGTCACACGGCAGGTCGTCTCCGTTTTCTCCCGAAGCCGGCAGAATTCCATAATCCGCTTTTCCGCATCGGCAAAGGCCCGGGCGGTGGAAAGCCGGGTCAGCATGGTGATATTGGCCGTGGCGAAATCCTCACTGACATAGCGGCGCAAGATATCCCGGCCCAGCAGGGATTTGAACTGGTTCACCAGCATGCCCACCTCGTAGTCGGCATCGGGCAGCGCATAATAGTCCGGATCGAATTGATGGGTCACGTAATTGACCAGCATCAGATAGTCGGCCAGAGAGAGCGTCTTGTCCACGCCCGGGACGGTTTCGAGAAACTGCTGGTTTACGGCCAGCGCCTTTAAGGCCGGCCGGCTGAGAAAATGATCCTCCTGGCCGGCTTCGAGCACCAGATGCAGCGGAAAGCTGCCCGACAGGTGGCGATAGATATCGTGGAACTGCATACTGATGGCGGTATTGTCCCTGAAGTAGGCCAGCGGATTGGTCTCCACCCGGATCCGCAGAATCCCGGCCACGGCAAAAACGGACAACAGGGCCAGCAGGCCGAAAAGGGTCCTGCGCCGGCTGACGATCAGACGGGTCAGCCGATTGACCCGGTCGGAGGAAAAAAGCAGCGAGATGGTGTCCGGCGGTCGTTTTCGAAGCAGCGGCCAGGCCAGCGACAGCAGGCATGGGAAAAAGGTCAACACCACAACCAGCAGGGCCAGCACCCCCAGGCAGGCGAATCCGCTGAATTCCCGGACGGCCTCGATGGGGGTCACCGCAAGGGAGGCGATGCCGGCGATGGTCGTGCAGACGGCGATTATGGTGGGAAGCGTGGTGCGTGAATAGGTATCCTCCAAAGCCGCTTTGAAATCGCTGCAGACGGCGATCTGTCTTCTGAATACGCAGTAAATGTACAGGCAATAGGCCGTGCCCACGGCAATCTGGAGAATCGGCACCACCACGGTCAGAATGTTCAGCGACACCCCGAACCAGGCCATGGCGCCCAGGGTCCATATGGCGGCAACGGCAACGGAAGCCAGAATCAGGGCCATCTCCAGAAAACTTCTGAACATCGCCAGCAGAAGGATGGTGATGATCGCAAGGGTACACAGCGGCAGGCGAATAAAATCCCGTTGGGCATAGCGGGCCAGGGCAACACACACCGGCGGCATGCCGATCTGATACGCACGATGGTGCTCCCTCTCGTTTTTCAGCTCTGCCCGGACGGCCAGGGTCACCGCTTCCTGATCGGCACCGTCGTCCAGCACGAGGGTGATGCCCGAAACCCGGTGATCCGGCGAAATCAGGTAGCGTTGAAAGATGCCGACGGGGGCGGTCAGCGCGGCGAACCGCTGCAGGGACCACTGGTCTCGGGGGTCCACCGCAGACTTGATTCGGGGCAGGCTGATCACCCGACCAACGCCGGGGATCTGTTCGAAGGCCTCGGAAAGGAATCGCAGGCGGTTGAAAAACGGGGGGGAAAAGATATTCTCCCCTTTAAGAACGACATGGATGATTTCGTCGCTGCCAAAAAGAGCCTTGAATTCGTCATATTGCCGGCGTTCCGGCAGGCTGTCCACAATCAGGTCCCGCACGGAAACCGAAAAATCCAGCCGGGGAATGCCGGCCGCCATCAAACCCGTGAAAATCAGAATGCCGAGCAAAACCATCCGGGATTGACCGACAACCCGATTCAACCAACCGCTTAAGGAAAACGATCCGACCAGCCGTTCCAACATGACGCCCCCGAAGCCGGATACGACCCGGCATGATGCAGCTCGCGGTGCATGGAACAAAACGGACAGGGTTGGGGAGGATCTGGCAGCGCGAGCGTTCAGACGTTTCAAAAGGAGTAAAGAGGCGGAGATGATCGCCGCCTCTTTACCGGATCAGGGTACTGCAGGAGTTGGAGGTGCCATTGGCATGTCTCCCGTGGAATAGTTCTACACAGCGACGGCAATTGTTACAATACTTTAACAACACCTAATTTTCCCTTAGAACATCTAATGGTTTATCCATGGACATGAGACAGGTTCGCAGGTTGATTCCCCTGCCCGTCAATCCAAGCTTTCTGCGAATATTCAGCCGGTGGGTTTCCACGGTTTTATACGCCAGGTCAAGAGCCGCGGCGATCTGCCGGGTGCTTTGGCCGGATTTGACCATGTTGGCCACATTGAGTTCGGCAGGGGTCAGGTTGATGGCCGGCGATGTCAGCTGGCGGCAAAAGGGAGAAACGATGGCCCTGAGATGATTTTCCAGAATCGTGACCAGGGCACGGGTTTCGCGGTTGGCCGATTTTTCGCCGAGCTTTTTCAGGTAGGGGTGCACCAGGTCCCTTAAATCGGCGGCCATTTTTTCCTCCATGGCCGCCTTCTCCCGGTCCAGTTTCCTGAGCAGAACGCGAAGGGCCGTGTTCAAATCCTCAAGCTTGGCCGTCTTCAGTTTCAGTTCGGCCTCGTTCTGCTTCAACGCTTTCGTGCTGGCAACCTTTTCCCGAATGGCGGCCCGCAGGGTTTCGTTGGCCTCCTGCAATTCGCGGGTGCGCACCCGGACGCGCTCTTCCAGCCGTTGCCTGGCCTGTTCCAGCGCCAGTTCCACTTCCCGGAGCCGGGTAATGTCGGTCGCGCTGCCGATCATGCGCCGCACCCAGCCAAAGGCATCATGCTCGGCTCTGCCGCGCACCAGCAGCCACCGTACCCGCCTCTGTTTGTCCACCACGCGGACCCGGGCCTCGAAACGCGGAGTCCGGCCTTTAATGTAATCGCGGGAATGCCGCATCAAAACGGCCAGGTCTTCGGGGTGAATCAACGGCTTCCAGTCGTCCCAGTGGGTGACTTCATCGGTTTGAAATCCCAGCAGCTGTTTCAGGTTGGCATCGATGACCATCTTTCCGCTTTGCAGATCGTGGTCCCAGACGCCGGTCAACCCGGCCTCGGTGGCGATCCGGTAGCGGTTTTCCCACTCCCGCAACTGGGAAACCATGGCATTGTGGTGGGAGTTGTCGATGACAATTCCCAATACGCCTGCCGGCGCATTGTCCCGATAGCGCACCGTCGTGTAGAACAAACCGGAAAACGTGCTTCCGTCTTTGCGAAGGCAGGTGTACTCGCTGTGATAAACCGCTTTCCCGGAAAGCGCCCGGGCGAGATTTTTTCCGGCCCGCAGCCGATCTTCAGGCACAATCATGTCAAAGGCGCTGGCCCCGCCTTCGAAATCCGCACGGCTGTAGCCGAACTGATTCAGCCCCTTTTCGTTTACGTAGGTAAAGTGTCCCTGGCTGTCCACTTCAAACACGGTTTCCGGGAGCAGCGCCGCCAGTTCGCGGAAGCGGCGCTCGCTTTCCTTCATTCGTTCCAGCTCCGCAGCCAGCGAAGCGACGTTGATACTTTCGGACAGGTTTGGTTTGCTCATGGCAGCTTCCCGCTTTTGGAGAGAAAGCCATTGCCGCCGGTGAAAATAGAGAGACGTGGAGCGTCGGGCTCAGATGTTTTGTTCCAGATAGGAGCGGGAGAGTTCCATGTACTGAGCGGACGAACGTTTGAAACGCTCCAGGGGTTGGTCGGCCATTTCCTTTTTGACCGTAGCCGGGGCGCCGGCCACCAGTTGCCGGGGACCGACCCGGGAGCCTTCCTTGACGACGGCGCCGGCGGCCACCACCGTCTGCTGCCCGACCCGGGCCTCGTTGAGGACGATGGCGCCGATACCAACCAGGCTCCCGTCCCCGATGGTGCACCCGTGAATCACCGCGTTGTGGCCGACGGTGACATGGTTGCCGATAATCGCCGGTTTGCCGATATCGGTGTGCACCGTGCAATTATCCTGAATATTGGAATTGACGCCGATGCGGATGGGCGCCATGTCCCCGCGCAGGACTGCGTTGAACCAGATG
This window of the uncultured Desulfosarcina sp. genome carries:
- a CDS encoding PAS domain-containing protein, whose amino-acid sequence is MSKPNLSESINVASLAAELERMKESERRFRELAALLPETVFEVDSQGHFTYVNEKGLNQFGYSRADFEGGASAFDMIVPEDRLRAGKNLARALSGKAVYHSEYTCLRKDGSTFSGLFYTTVRYRDNAPAGVLGIVIDNSHHNAMVSQLREWENRYRIATEAGLTGVWDHDLQSGKMVIDANLKQLLGFQTDEVTHWDDWKPLIHPEDLAVLMRHSRDYIKGRTPRFEARVRVVDKQRRVRWLLVRGRAEHDAFGWVRRMIGSATDITRLREVELALEQARQRLEERVRVRTRELQEANETLRAAIREKVASTKALKQNEAELKLKTAKLEDLNTALRVLLRKLDREKAAMEEKMAADLRDLVHPYLKKLGEKSANRETRALVTILENHLRAIVSPFCRQLTSPAINLTPAELNVANMVKSGQSTRQIAAALDLAYKTVETHRLNIRRKLGLTGRGINLRTCLMSMDKPLDVLREN
- a CDS encoding gamma carbonic anhydrase family protein, which codes for MAHIIEYKGIVPTIGNNVFIAPTAVIIGDVTIGDGASIWFNAVLRGDMAPIRIGVNSNIQDNCTVHTDIGKPAIIGNHVTVGHNAVIHGCTIGDGSLVGIGAIVLNEARVGQQTVVAAGAVVKEGSRVGPRQLVAGAPATVKKEMADQPLERFKRSSAQYMELSRSYLEQNI
- a CDS encoding alpha/beta fold hydrolase, with protein sequence MNDAIRADYSALDRPDVGRFLFHPRKSAPSAEKRDNFQELRIPVAEGIAVGARFHVADAGGATLLFFHGNGEIVADYDDIAPLFNRLGINFLVVDYRGYGISDGTPTASAMMADCHRIFDFAEKWKTEKGFFGPLIVMGRSLGSASALELAASYPDRFDGLIVESGFAWAGPLLRRLGVDPGRIGFDESSGFANVDKIKRFAKPTVIIHAEFDHIIPFSDGKTLYDASPADEKTLLTIFGANHNDIFLRGLDRYLEAVVNLARTISDPTITIRSG
- a CDS encoding DUF1302 family protein, with translation MAARKHGKSPGDDRGRPLAAPLLFCCLLILAALGLFQPAVIFSAMAEENDFFGEESEDNFLTWRGFVEMEGFFRTREEFQDEDRVVKNEIRSHLEVRYGSDDRFAFMAADLYLLPQALGNETDTVYYYDEDSGIDRNLRIYGREAEAQFNELYVNCSFDRIRLRAGNQKYAWGTADFFNPTAYANPYDLRELIFKDEEELKLGIPSLSAMAFTDAFTLEAVLAPVHVPTLLPTTDQFWAIRRVEGFFPVVIDDTQALDPTLENTGWGLRLSATRGNTDISFSAWRGPDHDPVLLPAGVVVEPGEPVALLIRPDYHVIHALGADVTMNTDAFVFQAEASWSPDKCSFVRQDLTDIAGITFPFEVEKSDYLAFAVGANWFVPLGRLIDGHTGQSVLSVEWYQSRFFKEGLNPPLLPDMFTCRYEDSFLDDLLYTEITFIYEDRHGGTIFWPMIGLDFQNGFTLEVSYAGIDGEGSGSWENDSLFYYFRDNDMVMAKVRYVF
- a CDS encoding outer membrane lipoprotein-sorting protein, whose translation is MKNILSMATAILLLSATPLAAAMTGRQIMEQSDALAQPDTAESRVVMLIHKGGRAKEKEFGLQAKQFGPEEDRVKIAFIRPSKITLLTHSRKKQPDNQWLRLSSGKVKRIALADKGKPFVNSHFYYEDLSGIDIDDYIYTLLGKKEISGEPCYEVEAVTVKEDKVYDKLILYPRKSDCFVLRVDFYLDGEFHKFLENAEIQTVDGILTPFKVTMSTADGQSRTELLLKALKYNEDLPDSRFRKEALR
- a CDS encoding MMPL family transporter, which codes for MLERLVGSFSLSGWLNRVVGQSRMVLLGILIFTGLMAAGIPRLDFSVSVRDLIVDSLPERRQYDEFKALFGSDEIIHVVLKGENIFSPPFFNRLRFLSEAFEQIPGVGRVISLPRIKSAVDPRDQWSLQRFAALTAPVGIFQRYLISPDHRVSGITLVLDDGADQEAVTLAVRAELKNEREHHRAYQIGMPPVCVALARYAQRDFIRLPLCTLAIITILLLAMFRSFLEMALILASVAVAAIWTLGAMAWFGVSLNILTVVVPILQIAVGTAYCLYIYCVFRRQIAVCSDFKAALEDTYSRTTLPTIIAVCTTIAGIASLAVTPIEAVREFSGFACLGVLALLVVVLTFFPCLLSLAWPLLRKRPPDTISLLFSSDRVNRLTRLIVSRRRTLFGLLALLSVFAVAGILRIRVETNPLAYFRDNTAISMQFHDIYRHLSGSFPLHLVLEAGQEDHFLSRPALKALAVNQQFLETVPGVDKTLSLADYLMLVNYVTHQFDPDYYALPDADYEVGMLVNQFKSLLGRDILRRYVSEDFATANITMLTRLSTARAFADAEKRIMEFCRLREKTETTCRVTGFGMVMSLGSRHLVRGQLWSLAITLGVVFALIYAMFLSVRIGMIAMAANLFPMLVSFGAMGWLGIDLSMGTCLVASIVIGLAVDDTIHYLASYKRAYTKQMDAVAAMGATLAQIGRPMVATSLAICAGFSILMLSNFTPTAVFGLLTMLAMVSAPIGGLLILPALLSRVSPITLEEVFQIRIGGNRLQKAVPLLRGMTRLQVHRVLKTGEILQIDVGSHLFDQGDVADRLFVVISGIFDAVMVEFHGGLIKGQACRTRVNRLEPGDVIGEMGIMTSGYRCVSVISVAAGEVLALSQTHLDHLRRVYPRTAGRLYANLSTILTEKLIQADQYLSRSCRLDEDTGLLNREALLECVDREVQRSQRFGEPMAFCLLRIQNHHDGPPSDPLDAERFLCQVARIATISFRKIDRLGRFDSSTLVAVMSRTTEESARVIHRRLKAAFNHRYRLDKKIEASIWCRIMGLDGQVAGSTFDAAGVIQGALTQEHGRLLYPSPVIAATD